In Catharus ustulatus isolate bCatUst1 chromosome 27, bCatUst1.pri.v2, whole genome shotgun sequence, the following are encoded in one genomic region:
- the BMP1 gene encoding bone morphogenetic protein 1 isoform X3: MAGLRSCGLLLCLLLARALRFPDYSYVLEEEEEDEEPLDYKDPCKAAAFLGDIALDEEDLQLFQVERVVDLARHTITRLPSNSSGTTAPPCPSAPSGGSPADPPRIPTGNNATNPGAGHSRGRQRARSRHRRAATSRPERVWPDGVIPYVISGNFSGSQRAIFRQAMRHWEKHTCVTFLERNDEDSYIVFTYRPCGCCSYVGRRGGGPQAISIGKNCDKFGIVVHELGHVIGFWHEHTRPDRDDHVSIIRENIQPGQEYNFLKMEPEEVESLGETYDFDSIMHYARNTFSRGIFLDTILPKYDVNGVRPAIGQRTRLSKGDIAQARKLYRCPACGETLQDSQGNFSSPEFPNGYSAHMHCVWRISVTPGEKIILNFTTLDLYRSRLCWYDYVEVRDGFWRKATLRGRFCGNKLPEPIISTDSRLWVEFRSSSNWVGKGFFAVYEAICGGDVKKDNGHIQSPNYPDDYRPSKVCVWKITVSEGYHVGLTFQSFEIERHDSCAYDYLEIRDGSSDSSSLIGRYCGYDKPDDIKSTSNKLWMKFVSDGSINKAGFAVNFFKEMDECSRPNNGGCEQRCVNTLGSYKCACDPGYELASDKRRCEAACGGFLTKLNGSITSPGWPKEYPPNKNCIWQLVAPTQYRISLQFDFFETEGNDVCKYDFVEVRSGLTADSKLHGKFCGAEKPDVITSQYNNMRIEFKSDNTVSKKGFKAHFFSEKKQQLQPPKSRPPGLKFRMQKRPRGPS; encoded by the exons ATGGCCGGGCTGCGGAGCTGcgggctgctcctctgcctgctcctggcccGGGCCCTGCGCTTCCCGGACTATTCCTACGtgctggaggaagaggaggaggacgaggagcCCCTGGACTACAAGGACCCCTGCAAAGCCG CCGCCTTCCTGGGTGACATCGCGCTGGACGAGGAGGACCTGCAGCTCTTCCAGGTGGAGCGCGTGGTGGACCTGGCCCGTCACACCATCACCCGCCTTCCCTCCAACTCCTCAGGTACCACAGCTCCCCCCTGCCCGTCTGCACCCTCGGGGGGCTCCCCTGCTGATCCCCCCCGAATCCCCACAGGTAACAACGCCACCAACCCCGGGGCCGGGCACAGCCGGGGCCGGCAGCGAGCGCGgagccgccaccgccgggcggCCACATCCCGGCCTGAGAGAGTGTGGCCGGACGGGGTCATCCCCTACGTCATCAGCGGCAACTTCAGCG gcagccagcGAGCCATCTTCCGGCAGGCCATGCGCCACTGGGAGAAgcacacctgtgtcaccttcCTGGAGCGCAACGACGAGGACAGCTACATCGTGTTCACCTACCGGCCCTGTGG gtgctgctcctACGTGGGCCGCCGAGGAGGGGGCCCCCAGGCCATCTCCATCGGCAAAAACTGCGACAAATTCGGCATCGTGGTGCACGAGCTGGGCCACGTCATCGGCTTCTGGCACGAGCACACGCGGCCCGACCGCGATGACCACGTCTCCATCATCAGGGAGAACATCCAGCCAG GACAGGAATACAATTTCCTGAAGATGGAGCCGGAGGAGGTGGAGTCGCTGGGGGAGACCTACGACTTCGACAGCATCATGCACTACGCCAGGAACACCTTCTCCAG GGGCATCTTCCTCGACACCATCCTGCCCAAATACGACGTGAACGGCGTCCGGCCGGCCATCGGCCAGAGGACACGGCTCAGCAAAGGGGACATCGCCCAGGCCCGCAAGCTCTACCGCTGCCCAG CCTGCGGGGAGACGCTCCAGGACAGCCAGGGGAATTTCTCCTCCCCGGAATTCCCCAATGGATACTCTGCCCACATGCACTGCGTCTGGAGGATCTCGGTCACCCCCGGAGAGAAG ATCATCCTGAATTTCACCACCCTGGACCTGTACCGAAGCCGGCTGTGCTGGTACGACTACGTGGAGGTGAGAGACGGGTTCTGGAGAAAGGCCACGCTGCGAG GCAGGTTCTGCGGGAACAAGCTGCCCGAGCCCATCATCTCCACCGACAGCCGCCTCTGGGTGGAGTTCCGCAGCAGCAGCAACTGGGTGGGCAAAGGTTTCTTCGCCGTCTATGAAG cCATCTGCGGGGGGGACGTGAAGAAGGACAACGGGCACATCCAGTCCCCCAATTACCCCGACGACTACCGGCCCAGCAAGGTGTGCGTCTGGAAAATCACCGTGTCCGAGGGCTACCACGTGGGATTGACCTTCCAGTCCTTCGAG ATCGAGCGTCACGACAGCTGCGCCTACGACTACCTGGAGATCCGGGACGGGAGCAGCGACTCGAGCAGCCTCATCGGCCGCTACTGCGGCTACGACAAACCCGACGACATCAAGAGCACCTCCAACAAGCTCTGGATGAAATTCGTCTCCGACGGCTCCATCAACAAGGCCGGGTTCGCCGTCAACTTCTTCAAAG agaTGGACGAGTGCTCCCGGCCCAACAACGGCGGCTGCGAGCAGCGCTGCGTCAACACCCTGGGCAGCTACAAGTGCGCCTGTGACCCCGGCTACGAGCTGGCATCCGATAAACGCCGCTGCGAGG ccGCCTGTGGAGGATTCCTCACCAAACTCAACGGCTCCATCACCAGCCCGGGCTGGCCCAAGGAGTATCCCCCCAACAAGAACTGCATCTGGCAGCTGGTGGCGCCCACCCAGTACCGCATCTCCCTGCAGTTCGACTTCTTCGAGACCGAGGGCAACGAT GTGTGTAAATACGACTTCGTGGAGGTGCGCAGCGGGCTCACGGCTGACTCCAAGCTGCACGGCAAGTTCTGCGGCGCCGAGAAGCCCGATGTCATCACCTCCCAGTACAACAACATGAGGATCGAGTTCAAGTCCGACAACACCGTCTCCAAAAAGGGCTTCAAAGCCCATTTCTTCTCAG agaagaagcagcagctgcagcccccgaAATCGCGCCCGCCCGGCCTGAAGTTCCGCATGCAGAAGCGGCCGCGGGGCCCCTCCTGA
- the BMP1 gene encoding bone morphogenetic protein 1 isoform X1 — MAGLRSCGLLLCLLLARALRFPDYSYVLEEEEEDEEPLDYKDPCKAAAFLGDIALDEEDLQLFQVERVVDLARHTITRLPSNSSGTTAPPCPSAPSGGSPADPPRIPTGNNATNPGAGHSRGRQRARSRHRRAATSRPERVWPDGVIPYVISGNFSGSQRAIFRQAMRHWEKHTCVTFLERNDEDSYIVFTYRPCGCCSYVGRRGGGPQAISIGKNCDKFGIVVHELGHVIGFWHEHTRPDRDDHVSIIRENIQPGQEYNFLKMEPEEVESLGETYDFDSIMHYARNTFSRGIFLDTILPKYDVNGVRPAIGQRTRLSKGDIAQARKLYRCPACGETLQDSQGNFSSPEFPNGYSAHMHCVWRISVTPGEKIILNFTTLDLYRSRLCWYDYVEVRDGFWRKATLRGRFCGNKLPEPIISTDSRLWVEFRSSSNWVGKGFFAVYEAICGGDVKKDNGHIQSPNYPDDYRPSKVCVWKITVSEGYHVGLTFQSFEIERHDSCAYDYLEIRDGSSDSSSLIGRYCGYDKPDDIKSTSNKLWMKFVSDGSINKAGFAVNFFKEMDECSRPNNGGCEQRCVNTLGSYKCACDPGYELASDKRRCEAACGGFLTKLNGSITSPGWPKEYPPNKNCIWQLVAPTQYRISLQFDFFETEGNDVCKYDFVEVRSGLTADSKLHGKFCGAEKPDVITSQYNNMRIEFKSDNTVSKKGFKAHFFSDKDECSKNNGGCQHECLNSFGSYECQCRSGFVLHDNKHDCKEAGCDHKVTSVSGTITSPNWPDKYPSKKECTWAISTTPGHRIKLSFSELDVEAQQECTYDHLEIFDGKDAKAPTLGRFCGAKEPEPIISTGNRMFLKFVSDNSIQKKGFEATHTTVCGGQVHAEVKTKDLYSHAQFGDNNYPGGSDCEWVIMAEEGFGVELIFRTFEIEEEADCGYDYMELFDGYDGTAPRLGRFCGSGPPEEVYSAGDSVMIRFHSDDTINKKGFHLRYTSTKFQDTLHTRK; from the exons ATGGCCGGGCTGCGGAGCTGcgggctgctcctctgcctgctcctggcccGGGCCCTGCGCTTCCCGGACTATTCCTACGtgctggaggaagaggaggaggacgaggagcCCCTGGACTACAAGGACCCCTGCAAAGCCG CCGCCTTCCTGGGTGACATCGCGCTGGACGAGGAGGACCTGCAGCTCTTCCAGGTGGAGCGCGTGGTGGACCTGGCCCGTCACACCATCACCCGCCTTCCCTCCAACTCCTCAGGTACCACAGCTCCCCCCTGCCCGTCTGCACCCTCGGGGGGCTCCCCTGCTGATCCCCCCCGAATCCCCACAGGTAACAACGCCACCAACCCCGGGGCCGGGCACAGCCGGGGCCGGCAGCGAGCGCGgagccgccaccgccgggcggCCACATCCCGGCCTGAGAGAGTGTGGCCGGACGGGGTCATCCCCTACGTCATCAGCGGCAACTTCAGCG gcagccagcGAGCCATCTTCCGGCAGGCCATGCGCCACTGGGAGAAgcacacctgtgtcaccttcCTGGAGCGCAACGACGAGGACAGCTACATCGTGTTCACCTACCGGCCCTGTGG gtgctgctcctACGTGGGCCGCCGAGGAGGGGGCCCCCAGGCCATCTCCATCGGCAAAAACTGCGACAAATTCGGCATCGTGGTGCACGAGCTGGGCCACGTCATCGGCTTCTGGCACGAGCACACGCGGCCCGACCGCGATGACCACGTCTCCATCATCAGGGAGAACATCCAGCCAG GACAGGAATACAATTTCCTGAAGATGGAGCCGGAGGAGGTGGAGTCGCTGGGGGAGACCTACGACTTCGACAGCATCATGCACTACGCCAGGAACACCTTCTCCAG GGGCATCTTCCTCGACACCATCCTGCCCAAATACGACGTGAACGGCGTCCGGCCGGCCATCGGCCAGAGGACACGGCTCAGCAAAGGGGACATCGCCCAGGCCCGCAAGCTCTACCGCTGCCCAG CCTGCGGGGAGACGCTCCAGGACAGCCAGGGGAATTTCTCCTCCCCGGAATTCCCCAATGGATACTCTGCCCACATGCACTGCGTCTGGAGGATCTCGGTCACCCCCGGAGAGAAG ATCATCCTGAATTTCACCACCCTGGACCTGTACCGAAGCCGGCTGTGCTGGTACGACTACGTGGAGGTGAGAGACGGGTTCTGGAGAAAGGCCACGCTGCGAG GCAGGTTCTGCGGGAACAAGCTGCCCGAGCCCATCATCTCCACCGACAGCCGCCTCTGGGTGGAGTTCCGCAGCAGCAGCAACTGGGTGGGCAAAGGTTTCTTCGCCGTCTATGAAG cCATCTGCGGGGGGGACGTGAAGAAGGACAACGGGCACATCCAGTCCCCCAATTACCCCGACGACTACCGGCCCAGCAAGGTGTGCGTCTGGAAAATCACCGTGTCCGAGGGCTACCACGTGGGATTGACCTTCCAGTCCTTCGAG ATCGAGCGTCACGACAGCTGCGCCTACGACTACCTGGAGATCCGGGACGGGAGCAGCGACTCGAGCAGCCTCATCGGCCGCTACTGCGGCTACGACAAACCCGACGACATCAAGAGCACCTCCAACAAGCTCTGGATGAAATTCGTCTCCGACGGCTCCATCAACAAGGCCGGGTTCGCCGTCAACTTCTTCAAAG agaTGGACGAGTGCTCCCGGCCCAACAACGGCGGCTGCGAGCAGCGCTGCGTCAACACCCTGGGCAGCTACAAGTGCGCCTGTGACCCCGGCTACGAGCTGGCATCCGATAAACGCCGCTGCGAGG ccGCCTGTGGAGGATTCCTCACCAAACTCAACGGCTCCATCACCAGCCCGGGCTGGCCCAAGGAGTATCCCCCCAACAAGAACTGCATCTGGCAGCTGGTGGCGCCCACCCAGTACCGCATCTCCCTGCAGTTCGACTTCTTCGAGACCGAGGGCAACGAT GTGTGTAAATACGACTTCGTGGAGGTGCGCAGCGGGCTCACGGCTGACTCCAAGCTGCACGGCAAGTTCTGCGGCGCCGAGAAGCCCGATGTCATCACCTCCCAGTACAACAACATGAGGATCGAGTTCAAGTCCGACAACACCGTCTCCAAAAAGGGCTTCAAAGCCCATTTCTTCTCAG ATAAGGATGAGTGCTCCAAGAACAACGGGGGCTGCCAGCACGAGTGTCTCAATTCCTTCGGGAGTTACGAGTGCCAGTGCCGCAGCGGCTTCGTGCTGCACGACAACAAGCACGACTGCAAGGAAG ctggcTGTGACCACAAGGTGACCTCGGTGTCGGGGACCATCACCAGCCCCAACTGGCCCGATAAATACCCCAGCAAGAAGGAATGCACCTGGGCCATCAGCACCACGCCGGGCCACCGCATCAAGCTG AGTTTCTCAGAGCTGGATGtggaggcacagcaggaatgtACCTACGATCACCTGGAGATTTTTGATGGGAAGGACGCCAAGGCGCCGACGCTCGGTCGGTTCTGCGGGGCCAAGGAGCCCGAACCCATCATCTCCACGGGCAACAGGATGTTCCTCAAGTTTGTGTCTGATAACTCCATCCAGAAGAAGGGATTTGAGGCCACTCACACCACGG TGTGCGGAGGGCAGGTGCACGCCGAGGTGAAGACCAAGGATTTGTATTCCCACGCGCAATTTGGGGACAACAACTACCCGGGGGGCTCGGACTGCGAGTGGGTGATCATGGCAGAGGAGGGATTCGGTGTGGAGCTCATCTTCCGGACCTTCGAGATCGAGGAGGAGGCGGACTGTGGATACGATTACATGGAGCTCTTTGATGGTTATGATGGGACAGCCCCGCGCCTCGGCCGCTTCTGCGGGTCTGGG ccccccgagGAGGTTTACTCGGCAGGAGACTCGGTGATGATCCGCTTCCACTCGGACGACACCATCAACAAGAAGGGATTCCACCTTCGCTACACCAGCACCAAGTTCCAGGACACGCTGCACACGAGGAAATGA
- the BMP1 gene encoding bone morphogenetic protein 1 isoform X2, whose translation MAGLRSCGLLLCLLLARALRFPDYSYVLEEEEEDEEPLDYKDPCKAAAFLGDIALDEEDLQLFQVERVVDLARHTITRLPSNSSGNNATNPGAGHSRGRQRARSRHRRAATSRPERVWPDGVIPYVISGNFSGSQRAIFRQAMRHWEKHTCVTFLERNDEDSYIVFTYRPCGCCSYVGRRGGGPQAISIGKNCDKFGIVVHELGHVIGFWHEHTRPDRDDHVSIIRENIQPGQEYNFLKMEPEEVESLGETYDFDSIMHYARNTFSRGIFLDTILPKYDVNGVRPAIGQRTRLSKGDIAQARKLYRCPACGETLQDSQGNFSSPEFPNGYSAHMHCVWRISVTPGEKIILNFTTLDLYRSRLCWYDYVEVRDGFWRKATLRGRFCGNKLPEPIISTDSRLWVEFRSSSNWVGKGFFAVYEAICGGDVKKDNGHIQSPNYPDDYRPSKVCVWKITVSEGYHVGLTFQSFEIERHDSCAYDYLEIRDGSSDSSSLIGRYCGYDKPDDIKSTSNKLWMKFVSDGSINKAGFAVNFFKEMDECSRPNNGGCEQRCVNTLGSYKCACDPGYELASDKRRCEAACGGFLTKLNGSITSPGWPKEYPPNKNCIWQLVAPTQYRISLQFDFFETEGNDVCKYDFVEVRSGLTADSKLHGKFCGAEKPDVITSQYNNMRIEFKSDNTVSKKGFKAHFFSDKDECSKNNGGCQHECLNSFGSYECQCRSGFVLHDNKHDCKEAGCDHKVTSVSGTITSPNWPDKYPSKKECTWAISTTPGHRIKLSFSELDVEAQQECTYDHLEIFDGKDAKAPTLGRFCGAKEPEPIISTGNRMFLKFVSDNSIQKKGFEATHTTVCGGQVHAEVKTKDLYSHAQFGDNNYPGGSDCEWVIMAEEGFGVELIFRTFEIEEEADCGYDYMELFDGYDGTAPRLGRFCGSGPPEEVYSAGDSVMIRFHSDDTINKKGFHLRYTSTKFQDTLHTRK comes from the exons ATGGCCGGGCTGCGGAGCTGcgggctgctcctctgcctgctcctggcccGGGCCCTGCGCTTCCCGGACTATTCCTACGtgctggaggaagaggaggaggacgaggagcCCCTGGACTACAAGGACCCCTGCAAAGCCG CCGCCTTCCTGGGTGACATCGCGCTGGACGAGGAGGACCTGCAGCTCTTCCAGGTGGAGCGCGTGGTGGACCTGGCCCGTCACACCATCACCCGCCTTCCCTCCAACTCCTCAG GTAACAACGCCACCAACCCCGGGGCCGGGCACAGCCGGGGCCGGCAGCGAGCGCGgagccgccaccgccgggcggCCACATCCCGGCCTGAGAGAGTGTGGCCGGACGGGGTCATCCCCTACGTCATCAGCGGCAACTTCAGCG gcagccagcGAGCCATCTTCCGGCAGGCCATGCGCCACTGGGAGAAgcacacctgtgtcaccttcCTGGAGCGCAACGACGAGGACAGCTACATCGTGTTCACCTACCGGCCCTGTGG gtgctgctcctACGTGGGCCGCCGAGGAGGGGGCCCCCAGGCCATCTCCATCGGCAAAAACTGCGACAAATTCGGCATCGTGGTGCACGAGCTGGGCCACGTCATCGGCTTCTGGCACGAGCACACGCGGCCCGACCGCGATGACCACGTCTCCATCATCAGGGAGAACATCCAGCCAG GACAGGAATACAATTTCCTGAAGATGGAGCCGGAGGAGGTGGAGTCGCTGGGGGAGACCTACGACTTCGACAGCATCATGCACTACGCCAGGAACACCTTCTCCAG GGGCATCTTCCTCGACACCATCCTGCCCAAATACGACGTGAACGGCGTCCGGCCGGCCATCGGCCAGAGGACACGGCTCAGCAAAGGGGACATCGCCCAGGCCCGCAAGCTCTACCGCTGCCCAG CCTGCGGGGAGACGCTCCAGGACAGCCAGGGGAATTTCTCCTCCCCGGAATTCCCCAATGGATACTCTGCCCACATGCACTGCGTCTGGAGGATCTCGGTCACCCCCGGAGAGAAG ATCATCCTGAATTTCACCACCCTGGACCTGTACCGAAGCCGGCTGTGCTGGTACGACTACGTGGAGGTGAGAGACGGGTTCTGGAGAAAGGCCACGCTGCGAG GCAGGTTCTGCGGGAACAAGCTGCCCGAGCCCATCATCTCCACCGACAGCCGCCTCTGGGTGGAGTTCCGCAGCAGCAGCAACTGGGTGGGCAAAGGTTTCTTCGCCGTCTATGAAG cCATCTGCGGGGGGGACGTGAAGAAGGACAACGGGCACATCCAGTCCCCCAATTACCCCGACGACTACCGGCCCAGCAAGGTGTGCGTCTGGAAAATCACCGTGTCCGAGGGCTACCACGTGGGATTGACCTTCCAGTCCTTCGAG ATCGAGCGTCACGACAGCTGCGCCTACGACTACCTGGAGATCCGGGACGGGAGCAGCGACTCGAGCAGCCTCATCGGCCGCTACTGCGGCTACGACAAACCCGACGACATCAAGAGCACCTCCAACAAGCTCTGGATGAAATTCGTCTCCGACGGCTCCATCAACAAGGCCGGGTTCGCCGTCAACTTCTTCAAAG agaTGGACGAGTGCTCCCGGCCCAACAACGGCGGCTGCGAGCAGCGCTGCGTCAACACCCTGGGCAGCTACAAGTGCGCCTGTGACCCCGGCTACGAGCTGGCATCCGATAAACGCCGCTGCGAGG ccGCCTGTGGAGGATTCCTCACCAAACTCAACGGCTCCATCACCAGCCCGGGCTGGCCCAAGGAGTATCCCCCCAACAAGAACTGCATCTGGCAGCTGGTGGCGCCCACCCAGTACCGCATCTCCCTGCAGTTCGACTTCTTCGAGACCGAGGGCAACGAT GTGTGTAAATACGACTTCGTGGAGGTGCGCAGCGGGCTCACGGCTGACTCCAAGCTGCACGGCAAGTTCTGCGGCGCCGAGAAGCCCGATGTCATCACCTCCCAGTACAACAACATGAGGATCGAGTTCAAGTCCGACAACACCGTCTCCAAAAAGGGCTTCAAAGCCCATTTCTTCTCAG ATAAGGATGAGTGCTCCAAGAACAACGGGGGCTGCCAGCACGAGTGTCTCAATTCCTTCGGGAGTTACGAGTGCCAGTGCCGCAGCGGCTTCGTGCTGCACGACAACAAGCACGACTGCAAGGAAG ctggcTGTGACCACAAGGTGACCTCGGTGTCGGGGACCATCACCAGCCCCAACTGGCCCGATAAATACCCCAGCAAGAAGGAATGCACCTGGGCCATCAGCACCACGCCGGGCCACCGCATCAAGCTG AGTTTCTCAGAGCTGGATGtggaggcacagcaggaatgtACCTACGATCACCTGGAGATTTTTGATGGGAAGGACGCCAAGGCGCCGACGCTCGGTCGGTTCTGCGGGGCCAAGGAGCCCGAACCCATCATCTCCACGGGCAACAGGATGTTCCTCAAGTTTGTGTCTGATAACTCCATCCAGAAGAAGGGATTTGAGGCCACTCACACCACGG TGTGCGGAGGGCAGGTGCACGCCGAGGTGAAGACCAAGGATTTGTATTCCCACGCGCAATTTGGGGACAACAACTACCCGGGGGGCTCGGACTGCGAGTGGGTGATCATGGCAGAGGAGGGATTCGGTGTGGAGCTCATCTTCCGGACCTTCGAGATCGAGGAGGAGGCGGACTGTGGATACGATTACATGGAGCTCTTTGATGGTTATGATGGGACAGCCCCGCGCCTCGGCCGCTTCTGCGGGTCTGGG ccccccgagGAGGTTTACTCGGCAGGAGACTCGGTGATGATCCGCTTCCACTCGGACGACACCATCAACAAGAAGGGATTCCACCTTCGCTACACCAGCACCAAGTTCCAGGACACGCTGCACACGAGGAAATGA